The following DNA comes from Candidatus Zixiibacteriota bacterium.
CAAACCTGTGACTTTTTTCAGGGGAGTATTTTCATCAAATTATCGCCATGTAACTTTACGTAAACTTCTCGTTATTTTCCAATTTGTCGCTTCAATCGTATTGATAATAAGTCTTTTAACTGTGTCCAAACAGATATATCATATGAAAAATCAACCTTTGGGATTTGATAATAGTCATAAACTTGTTCTTCCTCTGGCCAGGGATATATCGATAGCGGATAATTATGAAACAATAAAGAATGAATTTACCAGGTATCCAGGAATCACCGGGGCCACAGTCTCTTCAAGCATCCCTGGCCGTATCAATTATATTCATGCATTTAAGGCGGCTGATATTGCAAATAGTGAATACAAACCATTCTATCATTTCTTTTTCGATGGTGATTTCATCTCTGAATACGGTATTCAATTGGCCGATGGTAGATCATTCCAAAAGGAAATGCCGTCAGATTTGCAGGGTGCGATTATAATTAATGAAACGGCAGTGAGAGCATTTGGCTGGTCATCAGCATCGGAAGCAATTGGAAAATCTGTTGATTTTGGCGAAGATCGGCTTAATGTTATCGGCGTAACAAATGATTTTCATTTCCATGGACTTCAACGTCCAATAGAACCTATAGTAATGCAGATGTATCCGGGAAAATTCCATAGTATTAGCCTTTCTCTACAAACTAACAACACCGAAGAAGTAATCGCAGATATCAAGAAAACTTTTCTGAAGCTTTTCCCAAACACTCCCTTTAGATACTATTTCGCAAAAGAGGATTTTGAGAAAAATTACGGCGCTGAGGAAAAAATGGGCGCCATTGCGGGCGGCTTTACCGGCTTAGCTATTATATTAACCTGCCTGGGTCTGCTTGGATTAACATCCTTTTCTATTGAAAGCCGAAGCAAAGAAATTAGTATTCGCAAAGTTTTTGGGGCATCAATCAATGCCATTATTCGATTGGTGACCAGGGAATTCATTATTCTGGTGGCAATGGCCAACATCATTGCCTGGCCGATTGCTTATCTGGCCATGAGCCGTTGGCTTGAAAATTTCGCTTATCGAACAGAAATCACATGGACAGTATTTACCATTTCCGGAATTGCCGCCCTAATTTTCGCTATCCTTACCGTTAGTTTCCAGGCCATAAAGGCCGCCACGGCCAACCCGGTCGACGCGATCAAGCATGAGTAACTAAATTAGTAAAAGGTGAGGTTAATATGAAAGAAGTCGTTATTCAAATTCCGACTCTCGACGCCGAGCAAAATATCGAAATCGATGTCAAGATCAATGGGCGAAAAAGAACGATTAAGTACTGCGTCGAGATTATAGAATGGGAAAGTGGCCACGGCAATGAAGATAAGATTGATGTCCTGAGAAGAGTTATAAAAGAGCATGATAAGAACTGGGAGTTAATCCAAATCGGCATCCCGACTAAGGACGGCATCCCGGTTATGTTCAGAAAGAAATCGGAGAGAAAAACGGTTGAATAAGGCATCCAATTATTCATTATGCGATGGAAAAGACCTCTAACAAACGCCAACTCGGTCGATGCGATTACTTATGAGTAACATTGGAGGTGCCCATGTTTTCTTCTCATATTAAGCCTATATTGCGCTCATTATTCGGGCATAAGGGATATGCGGCAATAAACATAATCGGGTTGTCAGTGGGATTGGCATGCTCTCTGATTATTATGCTTTTTGTAATGGACGAATTAAGTTTTGACGCCTGCCATAAAAAAGCCGACCGAATATATCGAGTCTTAACATTTAACGAAGGTTTTGAGGCTCGAACGCCGGAGACTTCTTTTCTTCTGGCCCCGACCCTCAAAGATAATTTTCCCGAAATCGAATACACCGCTCGCATTCGATTTGTATCCTGCCGCATTAAAAACAATGAAGGCTGGCAAAGAGGCAGACGCTTTTACGCCGCTGACCCGGAGATATTTAATATCTTTACAATTCCCCTCGTGAGGGGAAATCAAGACCAAGCCCTGGCGGCCCGCTTTTCAGTTATCCTGTCCGAGAATATGGTTCAGCGACATTTTCCCGACTCTGATCCCATCGGTCAAAACCTGCTAATTAACTGCCGCGGCGAAGAAATAAATTTGACAGTCACCGGAGTCATGGAAAATTTGCCCCGCAAATCTTCGTTTAAGGCAGACTTTATCTCGTCTCTTAACATCGGACAAATTTATTTACAGAGACTTTTTAAGAGCTATAATCTCTCGCTGGATGATTCCTGGGATCAAAAACACTATCGCACATACTTATTGCTTTCCGAAAACGCTAAGGCAGATATATTATCGAAAGATATCCCAATTCGGCTGAAACAGTATAATGAAAAAGCCGAAACTGACGCACAAATACTTCAAGCCCTGCCTGATTTCTATCTGAACTCCTCCCACATTGTCAACCACCACATGGCCTCGGGAAATCTCCAAAACATCTATATTTTTTCCGCGGTTGCCTTTTTAATACTCATCCTGGCCGGGGCAAATTATGGCATCTTATCGATGGCACGATCACTCATACGAACCAAAGAATATGGGGTTCGAAAAATTATTGGTGCGAGTTCTGCAATGATCGTCCGGCAAATAATCGGTGAATCACTTTTAACAACTATTAGCGCTCTACCCATAGCAATTGTTTTGATCGAAATCTTTCTTCCATTTGTCAATCGATTGTTTGTGACCCAACTGGAAAGTAACTTTTATTCCAATTGGTCATTCTGGATCGGGACATTATTAATTATTATTTTCATTGGGGTCGCTTCCAGTATTTACCAAGCCTTTGTCATTTCAAAATTCAATCCTATAGCGATCTTTAACAAAAACGCTATGCTAGGTTCTGGAAAATCTATTTTTCGTAGAATTATAGTCACAGCCCAACTCGTAATTTTTGTGTCCTTAACGGCAAGTTCCCTTGTCATTTATAAACAAATAGATCATTCGAT
Coding sequences within:
- a CDS encoding ABC transporter permease, producing MFSSHIKPILRSLFGHKGYAAINIIGLSVGLACSLIIMLFVMDELSFDACHKKADRIYRVLTFNEGFEARTPETSFLLAPTLKDNFPEIEYTARIRFVSCRIKNNEGWQRGRRFYAADPEIFNIFTIPLVRGNQDQALAARFSVILSENMVQRHFPDSDPIGQNLLINCRGEEINLTVTGVMENLPRKSSFKADFISSLNIGQIYLQRLFKSYNLSLDDSWDQKHYRTYLLLSENAKADILSKDIPIRLKQYNEKAETDAQILQALPDFYLNSSHIVNHHMASGNLQNIYIFSAVAFLILILAGANYGILSMARSLIRTKEYGVRKIIGASSAMIVRQIIGESLLTTISALPIAIVLIEIFLPFVNRLFVTQLESNFYSNWSFWIGTLLIIIFIGVASSIYQAFVISKFNPIAIFNKNAMLGSGKSIFRRIIVTAQLVIFVSLTASSLVIYKQIDHSISGEVGFDRQNVLATSISRDIRGKYETIKNELGNIPGVIGVSGTSILPPNDGYAIMPFPTALDSTVTKTVEGISIDYDFFSTLGLTILEGRDFSPDMDAPGTNSVILNETAVKELGVENPVGKILGGYKIIGVVKDFHQHSFRMEIKPMVFDLNPQYISDILVRVNPENATETVAAINKSWSELYSSASSDFHYLAEYFESTYHEERNFSQIILYFTLLAIGIASLGLLGLSSFMGERRSKEIGIRKVFGASIPNIVVLLIKEFVLLVILASIISWPIIHYVMSHWLENFVYRIDIGVQPVLIGLVLGLIITCIAAGYHSLKAALSNPVDAIKYE